One window from the genome of Saccharomyces mikatae IFO 1815 strain IFO1815 genome assembly, chromosome: 4 encodes:
- the MRX10 gene encoding Mrx10p (similar to Saccharomyces cerevisiae YDR282C; ancestral locus Anc_5.291): MLSLSALANSFSFVSRSQIRRLGTSLVVQNYKVRDDCWKDKLIAEKRRIKENKPVNTKIKTMKTLKNSKNPTRYLRRSFVRNHRIEENGHDDLEDFLSKKYLKVKSCTTITTGEGYDLKECMRLLGNQGFRPTNLITDEIVTFSYQDNGNKGDIMILGQNGSIVSWGFDESSVRNKIVPLIEAASINPLSAQNFETEDMDYVELEKNQDLEKYFNRNSKLTPKNADQSFLCGDLILINSLDSDQGMLDKAAFSSGLSRSTNLAVLEEAMEKHILKTRTITENISRGTKLNLKSSDALKSIGRLFLIRGKLNLYSELIETPDLYWSEPQLEEIFKNVSRYLDIAPRINILNSKLDYSTDECRALISLLNERNSTFLEWIIIYLIAFELCFEIYHFYQKHFLHCSETMDKGLYTTN, translated from the coding sequence atgcTTTCATTAAGTGCATTGGCCAATTCGTTCAGTTTTGTATCAAGATCCCAAATCAGACGGTTAGGAACCAGTTTAGTAGTGCAGAATTATAAAGTACGAGATGACTGTTGGAAAGATAAACTAATAGCAGAGAAGAGGAGAATTAAGGAAAACAAGCCAGTTAATACGAAGATCAAGACTATGAAGACGCTTAAAAACTCTAAGAATCCTACACGTTATTTGAGACGAAGTTTTGTGAGAAATCATcgaattgaagaaaacgGACATGACGACCtggaagattttttgagtAAAAAATACCTGAAGGTGAAGAGTTGTACTACGATTACAACTGGAGAGGGTTATGATCTCAAAGAATGCATGCGATTACTTGGCAATCAAGGTTTTCGACCAACGAACTTGATAACTGATGAAATCGTTACATTTAGTTATCAGGATAATGGCAATAAGGGAGACATCATGATTTTAGGTCAGAACGGCTCTATTGTAAGTTGGGGTTTTGATGAATCTAGCGTTAGAAACAAAATAGTTCCTTTGATTGAAGCAGCAAGTATAAACCCGCTGAGTGCCCAAAACTTTGAGACTGAGGATATGGATTATGTGGAATTAGAAAAGAACCAAGACCTTGAGAAGTATTTTAATCGCAATAGTAAGTTGACGCCGAAAAACGCAGATCAAAGCTTTCTTTGTGGGGATTTGATTCTAATTAACTCGTTAGATTCTGATCAAGGAATGCTAGATAAGGCAGCATTTTCGAGTGGTCTGTCGAGAAGCACCAACTTGGCAGTCTTAGAAGAAGCGATGGAGAAGCATATATTAAAGACCAGGACAATAacagaaaatatttcaaggGGAACAAAACTGAACTTAAAATCAAGCGACGCATTAAAGTCAATAGGCCGACTTTTTTTAATTAGAGGGAAGTTGAATCTTTATTCGGAACTAATTGAGACGCCTGATCTTTATTGGAGTGAGCCTCAGTTAGAAGAGATTTTTAAGAATGTTTCGAGGTATTTGGATATAGCACCAAGAATTAATATCCTGAATAGCAAGTTGGATTACTCCACAGACGAATGTCGAGCCCTCATATCTCTTTTAAATGAGAGAAACAGCACTTTTTTGGAATGGATAATTATATACCTGATTGCTTTTGAGTTgtgttttgaaatttatcatttctaccaaaaacattttttgCATTGTTCAGAAACAATGGATAAAGGGCTTTACACCACTAACTAA
- the GCN2 gene encoding serine/threonine-protein kinase GCN2 (similar to Saccharomyces cerevisiae GCN2 (YDR283C); ancestral locus Anc_5.298), which yields MSLSHLTLNQYYEIQCNELEAIRSIYMDDFIDLTKRKSSWDKQPQIIFEVTLRSVAKEPVESSITLHFAMTPMYPYTAPEIEFENVQNVMDSQLQMLRNEFKKIHSTSRGQEIIFEVTSFTQEKLDEFQNDVNTQSLEDDRLQRIKETKEKLEKEEREKQRETIKKRSDEQRRIDEIVQRELEKRQDDDDDELLFNKSTQLDLHPPSEWIASGEAIVFSKTIKAKLPNNSMFKFKAVVNPKPIKLTSDLFSFSKQFLVKPYIPPESPLADFLMSSEMMENFYYLLSEIELDNSYFNTSSGKKEIANLEKELETVLKVKHDNVNRLFGYTVERMGRNNATFVWKVRFLTEYSNHYPVGDLIQSVGFVNLATARIWMIRLLEGLEAIHKLGIIHKCINLETVILVKDADFGSTIPKLVHSTYGYTILNMLSRYPSKNGSSIELSPNTWIAPELVKFKNAKPQRLTDIWQLGVLFIQIISGSDIVMNFETPQEFLDSTSMDESLYDLLSKMLNGDPKKRLGTLELLPMKFLRTNIDSTINRFNLVSEGVNSNSMELVPGDTLNIRGNGGRTLSQTSIRRRSFNVGSRFSSINPATRSRYASDFEEIAVLGQGAFGQVVKARNALDSRYYAIKKIRHTEEKLSTILSEVMLLASLNHQYVVRYYAAWLEEDSMDENVFESTDEESEISRSSFGFEENSLLDQSSIFNSRTNHDLDNSNWDFISGSGYPDIVFENSSRDNGNEDSDHDTSSTSSSESGDDIAKESESIQKIPKRRSGVKPMIAFKKKSTLFIQMEYCENRTLYDLIHSENLNQQRDEYWRLFRQILEALSYIHSQGIIHRDLKPMNIFIDESRNVKIGDFGLAKNVHRSLDILKLDSQNLPGSSDNLTSAIGTAMYVATEVLDGKGHYNEKIDMYSLGIIFFEMIYPFSTGMERVNILKKLRSVSIEFPPDFDDNKMRVEKKIIRLLVDHDPNKRPGARTLLNSGWLPVKHQDEVIKEALKSLSNPSSPWQQQVRESLFNQSYSLTNDILFDNSVPTSTPFANILRSQMTEEVVKIFRKHGGIENNAPPRIFPKAPIYGTQNVYEVLDKGGTVLQLQYDLTYPMARYLSKNPSLISKQYRMQHVYRPPDHSRSSLEPRKFGEIDFDIISKSSSESGFYDAESLKIIDEILTVFPVFEKTNTFFILNHADILESVFNFTNIDKAQRPLVSRMLSQVGFARSFKEVKNELKAQLNISSTALNDLELFDFRLDFEAAKKRLYKLMIDSPHLKKIEDSLAHISKVLSYLKPLEVTRNVVISPLSNYNSAFYKGGIMFHAVYDDGSSRNMIAAGGRYDTLISFFARPSGRKSSNTRRAVGFNLAWETIFGIAQNYFKLASGNRIKKRNRFLKDTAIDWKPSRCDVLISSFSNSLLDTIGVTILNTLWKQNIKADMLRDCSSVDDVVSGAQQDGIDWILLIKQQAYPLTNHKRKYKPLKIKKLSTSVDVDLDLDEFLTLYQQESGNKSLVNDSLTLGDKSDELRRWDESSSAGSSQEGDIDDVVAGSTNNQKVIYVPNMATRSKKANKREKWVYEDAARNSSNMIIHSLSNAPIITVDALRDETLEIISITSLAQKEEWLRKVFGSGNNSTPRSFATSIYNNLSKEAHKGNKWAILYCHKTGKSSVIDLQR from the coding sequence ATGTCATTAAGTCACCTCACTTTGAATCAATATTATGAGATACAATGCAACGAACTTGAAGCAATACGTTCCATTTATATGGATGACTTCATTGACTTGACCAAAAGAAAGTCCAGCTGGGACAAGCAACCTCAGATTATCTTCGAAGTCACCCTTCGATCTGTTGCTAAAGAGCCAGTAGAATCATCTATTACGTTGCATTTTGCGATGACGCCAATGTATCCTTATACAGCCCCAGAAATAGAATTCGAAAATGTACAGAATGTAATGGATAGCCAACTGCAAATGCTCAGAAATgagtttaaaaaaattcatagCACCTCTCGAGGTCAAGAGATTATATTTGAGGTAACATCATTTACGCAAGAAAAACTGGACGAATTTCAAAATGACGTTAATACACAGTCCTTGGAAGATGATCGGTTGCAGAGGATCAAAGAAACTaaggaaaaattagaaaaggaagaaagagaaaaacagCGGGAAACAATAAAGAAGAGATCTGATGAACAGCGAAGGATAGATGAAATAGTTCAAAGGGAGCTGGAGAAAAGACaagacgatgatgatgatgaattgCTATTCAATAAGTCCACTCAGTTGGATTTACATCCACCTTCAGAATGGATTGCATCAGGGGAAGCTATcgtcttttcaaaaactataAAAGCAAAATTGCCTAATAACTCAATGTTCAAATTTAAGGCAGTTGTCAATCCTAAACCGATAAAATTGACATCAGATTTATTCAGTTTCTCCAAACAATTTCTTGTGAAGCCTTATATACCACCAGAATCGCCGTTGGCAGATTTTCTAATGTCTTCTGAAATGATGGAAAATTTCTACTATTTGCTTTCCGAGATTGAGCTGGACAATAGTTATTTCAATACAAGTAGtgggaaaaaagaaatagcCAATTTAGAGAAAGAGCTAGAGACTGTGTTAAAAGTGAAACATGATAATGTAAATCGATTGTTCGGTTATACAGTAGAGCGCATGGGGAGGAATAACGCTACCTTCGTTTGGAAAGTAAGATTTTTGACAGAATATTCCAATCACTACCCTGTGGGAGATCTGATACAATCCGTCGGATTTGTTAACCTAGCAACAGCACGTATTTGGATGATCAGATTACTTGAAGGATTAGAAGCCATACACAAATTAGGCATTATTCATAAGTGTATTAATTTAGAAACCGTGATTCTAGTTAAAGATGCCGACTTTGGAAGCACTATTCCAAAACTAGTTCATTCGACTTATGGATACACTATTTTGAATATGCTATCGAGATACCCAAGTAAAAATGGCTCTTCTATTGAGCTCTCTCCAAACACATGGATAGCCCCCGAATTGGTGAAATTTAAGAACGCAAAGCCTCAGAGATTGACTGACATTTGGCAGCTTGGTGTTTTGTTTATTCAGATTATTAGCGGATCTGATATAGtaatgaattttgaaaCACCACAGGAATTCTTAGATTCAACGAGTATGGATGAGAGCTTGTATGACCTTCTTTCGAAAATGCTTAACGGCGATCCGAAGAAAAGATTAGGAACATTAGAGCTACTGCCCATGAAATTCTTGAGGACTAATATTGACTCTACTATCAATCGATTTAACTTAGTCTCTGAAGGTGTTAATTCTAACTCAATGGAATTAGTTCCTGGTGATACATTGAATATTCGAGGGAACGGAGGGAGAACACTCTCACAAACTAGTATACGAAGAAGGTCATTTAACGTTGGCTCCagattttcttctattaaTCCTGCAACGCGATCTCGTTATGCTTCGgactttgaagaaatcgCAGTTTTGGGCCAGGGTGCATTTGGCCAAGTTGTTAAGGCACGTAACGCTCTCGATAGCAGGTACTATGCGATCAAAAAGATTAGGCATACGGAGGAAAAGTTATCTACTATACTAAGTGAAGTAATGTTGTTAGCAAGTTTGAATCATCAATATGTTGTACGCTATTATGCTGCATGGTTAGAAGAAGACAGTATGGATGAAAACGTTTTTGAATCGactgatgaagaaagtgaaataAGCCGGTCTTCCTTTGGTTTCGAAGAGAACAGTTTATTAGATCAAAGCAGTATTTTTAATAGTAGAACGAACCATGATTTGGATAATAGTAACTGGGATTTCATATCAGGATCAGGATATCCGGATATAGTTTTCGAAAATAGCTCTCGTGATAATGGGAATGAAGATTCAGATCATGATActtcttcaacttcttcaagCGAAAGCGGCGATGATATTGCTAAAGAATCGGAGagtattcaaaaaattccaaaaagGAGGAGTGGTGTAAAGCCCATGATagcttttaaaaaaaaaagtacacttttcattcaaatgGAGTACTGTGAAAATAGAACGTTATATGATCTGATCCATTCCGAAAATTTGAATCAACAACGCGATGAATATTGGAGGTTATTTCGACAGATACTGGAAGCTTTGAGCTACATACATTCTCAAGGTATCATTCATAGGGATCTGAAGCCaatgaatatttttatcgATGAATCGAGAAATGTGAAAATTGGTGATTTTGGGTTAGCTAAGAATGTCCATAGGTCCCTGGATATTCTCAAGTTGGATTCACAAAATTTGCCAGGAAGCTCAGATAATCTAACCTCTGCTATTGGAACAGCTATGTATGTTGCCACTGAAGTTTTAGATGGCAAAGGCCattataatgaaaagattgatATGTATTCACTTGGaatcatattttttgaaatgatCTATCCATTCAGTACGGGTATGGAGAGAgtaaatattttgaaaaagttacGATCGGTGTCGATAGAATTTCCTCCTGATTTTGACGATAATAAGATGagagttgaaaaaaaaattataaggTTGCTTGTGGACCATGATCCTAATAAAAGGCCTGGGGCCAGGACATTATTAAATAGTGGTTGGCTTCCTGTTAAGCATCAAGATGAAGTTATCAAAGAGGCTCTGAAGAGCCTGTCAAATCCTTCTTCCCCTTGGCAACAACAAGTGAGAGAAAGTTTATTCAATCAATCTTACAGTCTAACgaatgatattttatttgaCAACTCAGTTCCCACATCTACTCCTTTTGCGAATATCCTCAGGTCTCAAATGACAGAAGAGGTGGTTAAAATCTTTAGGAAACATGGAggtattgaaaataatgctCCCCCAAGGATTTTTCCAAAGGCACCCATATACGGCACGCAAAATGTATACGAAGTGCTTGATAAGGGTGGTACTGTCTTACAGTTGCAATATGATTTGACCTATCCTATGGCTAGGTATCTGTCTAAAAATCCAAGTCTGATTTCCAAGCAATATAGAATGCAACACGTTTATAGACCTCCTGATCATTCAAGGTCAAGTTTGGAACCTAGAAAGTTTGGTGAGATCGACTTCGatataatatcaaaatcttcttcGGAGTCAGGTTTTTATGATGCAGAAAGTCTGAAAATTATTGACGAAATATTAACTGTATTTCCTGTATTCGAGAAAACAAacacttttttcatcttaAATCATGCCGATATTTTAGAGAgtgttttcaatttcacaAATATTGATAAAGCTCAAAGGCCATTAGTTTCACGAATGTTGTCACAAGTTGGCTTTGCGAGGTCGTTCAAGGAAGTGAAGAATGAATTAAAGGCGCAATTGAACATATCTTCCACAGCACTAAATGATTTGGAATTGTTTGATTTCAGACTAGACTTCGAAGCAGCTAAAAAGCGCCTTTATAAATTAATGATTGATAGTCCCCATCTAAAAAAGATTGAAGACTCTCTGGCACATATATCTAAAGTGCTAAGTTACTTGAAACCCTTGGAAGTTACGAGGAATGTTGTGATATCTCCTTTGAGTAACTACAACAGCGCTTTCTACAAGGGAGGTATAATGTTTCATGCAGTCTACGATGATGGATCTTCACGTAATATGATAGCTGCTGGAGGAAGGTATGATACTCtgatatctttttttgctaGGCCATCAGGAAGAAAGAGTAGCAATACTAGAAGGGCCGTAGGTTTCAACTTAGCATGGGAAACAATATTTGGTATCGCGCAAAACTATTTCAAATTAGCTTCTGGAAATaggataaaaaagagaaataggTTTTTAAAAGATACAGCTATTGATTGGAAACCAAGCAGGTGTGATGTATTAATATCAagcttttcaaattctttgtTGGATACAATTGGGGTCACAATACTAAATACATTATGGAAGCAAAACATCAAAGCGGATATGTTAAGGGATTGTTCTTCGGTGGATGACGTCGTCAGCGGTGCTCAACAGGATGGTATAGATTGGATTTTGCTCATTAAACAACAAGCGTATCCTCTAACCAATCATAAAAGGAAATATAAGCCActtaaaataaaaaaactgaGTACCAGTGTTGATGTGGATCTAGACCTTGATGAGTTTTTAACTTTGTACCAACAAGAAAGCGGCAACAAATCATTAGTCAATGATAGTTTGACCCTAGGTGACAAGAGTGATGAACTTAGAAGGTGGGATGAAAGCAGCAGTGCCGGGAGTAGTCAAGAAGGTGATATAGATGATGTTGTTGCTGGTTCGACTAATAATCAAAAGGTAATTTATGTTCCAAACATGGCTACAAGATCCAAAAAAGctaataaaagagaaaagtgGGTTTACGAAGATGCAGCCAGAAATTCTTCGAATATGATAATACACAGTCTATCTAACGCACCAATTATAACTGTTGATGCCCTAAGAGATGAAACTTTAGAAATAATCTCAATTACTTCATTGGCTCAGAAGGAAGAATGGCTGAGAAAAGTATTTGGATCAGGTAATAACTCAACTCCTAGAAGCTTTGCTACTAGCATTTATAATAATCTTTCTAAAGAAGCACATAAAGGGAATAAATGGGCAATACTGTATTGCCACAAAACCGGAAAATCGTCTGTTATTGATTTACAAAGGtaa
- the DPP1 gene encoding bifunctional diacylglycerol diphosphate phosphatase/phosphatidate phosphatase (similar to Saccharomyces cerevisiae DPP1 (YDR284C); ancestral locus Anc_5.297), whose protein sequence is MNRLSFVRTPFNIAAKWRLEDVFLLILMIVLNYPVYYQQPFERQFYINDLTISHPYATIERVNNSMLFVYSFVVPFLAILLIGSVLADRRHLIFILYTSLLGLSLAWFSTSFFTNFIKNWIGRLRPDFLDRCQPLEGLSLDTLFTAKEVCTTKNHERLLDGFRTTPSGHSSESFAGLGYLYFWLCGQLLTESPLVPLWRKMVAFLPLLGAALIALSRTQDYRHHFVDVILGSILGYVMAQFFYRRTFPAIDDPLPFKPLMDDSDVTLEEAISHQRIPDEELHPLSDEGI, encoded by the coding sequence ATGAATAGACTATCGTTTGTTAGGACACCATTCAACATAGCTGCAAAATGGAGGCTGGAAGATGTTTTTCTGCTCATTTTAATGATAGTGCTTAACTATCCTGTATACTATCAGCAACCATTTGAACGCCAATTTTACATTAATGATCTCACCATATCACATCCTTATGCGACAATTGAACGCGTCAATAATTCCATGTTGTTTGTTTACAGTTTTGTCGTCCCTTTTCTGGCTATATTGTTAATTGGTTCCGTTCTGGCCGATAGAAGAcatttgatttttattctATACACCTCTCTGCTTGGTTTATCGCTCGCTTGGTTTAGTACCAGTTTCTTCACAAACTTCATCAAGAATTGGATTGGAAGACTAAGACCAGATTTTCTAGACCGTTGCCAACCTCTTGAAGGTCTCTCCTTGGACACTTTATTTACTGCAAAAGAAGTGTGTACCACCAAAAATCATGAACGTTTGTTGGATGGATTTAGAACAACCCCATCAGGTCATTCAAGTGAAAGTTTCGCGGGACTTGGctatttgtatttttggTTATGTGGCCAACTTTTGACCGAATCACCACTAGTACCCTTGTGGAGGAAAATGGTGGCCTTTTTACCGTTATTAGGAGCTGCACTAATCGCTCTCTCCAGAACGCAAGACTACAGGCATCATTTTGTCGATGTAATTTTAGGGTCTATATTGGGTTATGTAATGGCGCAGTTTTTCTATAGAAGAACCTTTCCAGCCATCGATGACCCTCTTCCGTTCAAGCCATTGATGGATGATTCAGATGTCACTTTGGAGGAGGCAATTAGCCATCAGAGGATCCCGGATGAAGAACTACACCCTCTATCTGATGAAGGCATctaa
- the ZIP1 gene encoding Zip1p (similar to Saccharomyces cerevisiae ZIP1 (YDR285W); ancestral locus Anc_5.296): MSNFFRDSSMGFKPRPNIFAKLRVRDADSESSSDNVIEDSAKCAQADSSIDEDDAFKKPHHTSTEREVIPNINLSKMNHSYTNSGMNINSPKNLTTDQYNRTLNNNDARNENDTDEDFEITEVREVSEGVTKELKAGHGDPNDSETTLKDSKIHEYAMTNGKPLLHTSVDTSSASSNDVLLEAFTNTQRICSNLKQELQKQQQDNAKLKIRLQSYISDSDKINEKVVKYKSCLETLQERIVTLSGHKNSQDAKLKDLRQNHQLYQRRISGFKANIENLNRTINDLGKHKKETDTELMKKGKEIEYLKRELDDCSGQLSEEKIKNSSLIQEIGKSREQMTKTIEGFFSEDKTQHTMHFNKLEEKVHDLLEEKLQKHFNTAKDTLNIGLKEAGTELSSHTETILKQQYVEFKENLQRRISSSENKITETLTELDMNQKELVTGVQKELLASSGNSQTVLLTEINNIKHDLLDDSSKAAKNYLGLENLLKTYKAEIIQSSEYEERIKHLESERSTLSSQKNQIISSLGTKEAQYEDLVKKIEAKNIEISQISGKEQSLTEKNESLSNELKTVQGQLDKINNLNITTKSNYENKISSQNEIVKALTSENETLKQRIQQLVEFKENAQKDHSTKLEAFQKNNEQLQKLNVEVVQLKAHELELEEQNRHLKNCLERKEIGVEESLSDVKTLKQQMIVLKSEKQDITAEKLELQDSLENLEDVTKNLQQKVQLQKKELEQKIQELEEIKNCKRVASNQRSTQNFTNPSDSPKKNGIASDYFPNGAACALSPMKRCPRVDHTSKSTKVNSSKEASKLNDEFDLSSSSNDDLELTNPSPIQIRPVKGKIKKGSNSMKPPISSRKKLLLVEDDDQPLKISKKRRRK, translated from the coding sequence ATGTCAAACTTTTTTAGAGATAGTTCGATGGGATTTAAGCCTAGACCAAACATCTTCGCCAAACTAAGAGTTAGAGATGCAGATTCAGAATCTTCCTCTGATAATGTCATAGAGGATTCAGCCAAATGTGCCCAGGCGGATTCTTCCatagatgaagatgatgcGTTTAAAAAACCCCACCATACTTCCACTGAACGAGAAGTAATTCCGAATATAAACCTCAGTAAGATGAATCATAGTTACACTAATAGTGGGATGAATATAAATTCACCGAAGAACTTAACAACAGACCAGTACAACAGAACTCTAAACAATAATGACGccagaaatgaaaatgatactgacgaagattttgaaattacAGAAGTAAGAGAAGTGAGTGAAGGTGTGacaaaagaattgaaagcAGGTCATGGGGATCCTAATGATTCTGAGACAACGCTTAAAGACAGTAAAATTCATGAATACGCCATGACAAATGGCAAGCCTCTTTTACACACATCAGTTGATACTTCCAGTGCATCTTCCAATGATGTCTTGTTAGAAGCTTTTACAAATACCCAAAGGATatgttcaaatttgaagCAAGAGCTACAAAAACAGCAACAAGACAATGCAAAGTTAAAGATTCGACTACAGTCGTATATTTCTGATTCTGACAagattaatgaaaaagtgGTTAAATATAAATCTTGCTTAGAAACTCTTCAAGAGAGAATTGTAACATTGAGTGGTCATAAGAATAGTCAAGATGCCAAGCTAAAGGATTTAAGACAAAACCACCAACTATATCAGAGAAGGATAAGCGGATTTAAAGCaaatattgaaaacttGAACAGAACAATCAACGACTTAGGAAAGcataaaaaggaaacagaCACGGagttaatgaaaaagggtaaagaaattgaatatCTAAAAAGAGAACTAGACGACTGTTCAGGCCAATTGAGCGaggaaaaaatcaagaataGTTCGTTAATACAGGAGATAGGGAAAAGTAGAGAACAAATGACTAAAACAATCGAGGGTTTCTTTTCAGAAGATAAAACTCAACATACTATGCATTTTAACAAGctcgaagaaaaagttcatGACCtacttgaagaaaagttacAAAAACACTTCAATACTGCAAAAGATACCCTTAATATAGGACTGAAAGAAGCTGGTACAGAGTTGAGTAGCCATACAGAGACTATACTCAAGCAACAATATGTGGAGTTCAAAGAGAATTTACAACGAAGAATATCATCGAGTGAGAATAAGATTACAGAAACACTAACTGAGCTGGATATGAACCAAAAAGAACTTGTGACAGGTGTACAAAAAGAACTCTTAGCATCATCAGGAAATAGTCAAACTGTTTTACTAACcgaaataaataatataaaacaTGACCTGCTTGATGATTCATCGAAAGCTGCTAAAAATTATCTGGGCTTGGAAAACTTGCTGAAGACATATAAAGCGGAAATAATCCAGTCCAGCGAGTATGAAGAAAGGATAAAACATTTGGAGAGTGAACGGTCAACATTATCTTCACAAAAGAATCAGATTATTAGCTCTCTTGGTACTAAAGAGGCACAGTATGAAGATcttgtcaaaaaaatagagGCGAAGAACATAGAAATCTCACAAATCTCTGGCAAAGAGCAGAGTTTAACcgaaaaaaatgagagcCTTTCTAATGAACTGAAAACAGTTCAAGGCCAACTCGACAAGATAAACAATTTGAACATCACCACAAAGTCAAATTacgaaaataaaatatcttcTCAAAACGAGATTGTCAAGGCATTAACATCCGAAAATGAAACTCTGAAGCAAAGAATCCAACAACTAGTAGAATTCAAGGAAAATGCACAAAAAGATCATTCAACAAAATTGGAGGCTTTccagaaaaataatgagcAGCTTCAAAAGCTAAATGTCGAAGTGGTCCAGTTGAAGGCCCATGAGTTAGAACTTGAAGAACAGAATAGACATTTAAAAAATTGTTtagaaagaaaggaaattgGTGTTGAAGAATCATTAAGCGATGTAAAAACTCTAAAACAACAGATGATAGTCTTGAAATCAGAAAAACAAGATATAACAGCCGAAAAGTTAGAATTACAAGATAGTCTCGAAAATCTGGAAGACGTAACCAAGAATTTACAACAGAAGGTGCAATTGCAAAAGAAGGAATTAGAACAGAAAATACAAGAGTTAGAGGAGATTAAAAACTGTAAAAGAGTCGCATCTAATCAAAGGAGTACACAAAACTTTACAAACCCATCAGATTCgcctaaaaaaaatggtataGCCTCTGATTACTTTCCTAATGGCGCTGCTTGTGCACTTTCTCCAATGAAAAGATGTCCTAGGGTGGATCACACAAGCAAATCAACAAAAGTCAATTCATCCAAAGAAGCATCCAAATTAAACGATGAATTTGATctttcttcgtcttcaaaTGACGATTTAGAGTTGACCAACCCCTCTCCTATTCAAATAAGACCAgtcaaaggaaaaattaaaaaaggTTCAAATAGCATGAAACCTCCAATTTcctcaagaaaaaagttgctACTAgtagaagatgatgatcAGCCATTAAAAAtaagcaagaaaagaagaaggaagtAA
- the MGP12 gene encoding Mgp12p (similar to Saccharomyces cerevisiae YDR286C; ancestral locus Anc_5.295): protein MSRTILRTIHTSRVLLHDAEVKLTFFSKPNCGLCDQAKEVIDDVFERKEFHDKRILFKVVNINERKNAKWWKEYCFDIPVLHIEKVGDPKSCTKVLHFLEEDDISEKIRRIQSR from the coding sequence atGTCGAGAACGATTCTCCGCACTATACATACTTCGAGGGTATTGTTGCATGACGCAGAAGTGAAACtaacttttttctcaaaacCCAATTGTGGGTTGTGCGATCAAGCAAAAGAGGTAATAGATGATGTCTTTGAAAGGAAAGAATTCCATGACAAGagaattcttttcaaggTAGTCAACATAAATGAAcgaaaaaatgcaaaatgGTGGAAAGAATACTGCTTTGACATACCAGTACTacatattgaaaaagtagGCGACCCTAAATCATGCACCAAAGTTTTACATTTccttgaagaagacgatATTAGCGAAAAAATAAGGAGAATTCAATCCAGGTGA